The following coding sequences lie in one Psychrilyobacter atlanticus DSM 19335 genomic window:
- a CDS encoding pyruvate carboxylase has translation MSRRFKRVLIANRGEIAIRVIRACKELGIRTVAIYSEEDKTSLFRTKADESYQIGKGKGPIEAYLDIDEIIKLALKKGVDAIHPGYGFLSENPEFARKCAIAGIEFIGPTAEMMESLGNKIQSKLVSAKAGVPTIPGVDKPVGSEDEAIEFARSCGYPIMLKAAAGGGGRGMRIVREESELISSYRSAKSESKKAFGIDDMFIEKYVEQPKHIEVQILGDKHGNIFHLYERDCSIQRRHQKVIEITPALTLAKEKRQEICNDALKIAKEVGYVNAGTLEFLVDKHGNHYFIEMNPRIQVEHTITEMVTGIDLVQSQILIAEGYALTSEEIGIPSQDAIQTRGYSIQCRVTTEDPVNNFAPDTGKIDIYRTGSGIGIRLDGGNGYAGAVISPYYDSLLVKVISHGNSFKDAIRKALRSIKESKITGVKTNIAFLVNVLNHPNFAKGDFTTAFIPEHPELFDISVKRDTEGNFLKFIAEKVVNETHGVKREFDVPHIPNAPKPEKLSGTKQILEEKGPEGVVEWIKNQNKLLLTDTTMRDAHQSLMATRVRTTDLLKIARDTSILGKDLFSLGMWGGATFDVSYRFLKESPWERLKEIRKRVPNVLLQMLIRGSNAVGYKNYPDNVVEEFIKEASDSGIDLFRIFDSLNWIKGMEVPVKEVIKNGKIAEVCICYTGDILDKSKTKYTLDYYIKKAKEIEAMGAHILGIKDMSALLKPYAAEKLIKALKENISIPIHLHTHDTTGNGVATVLMAAEAGVDIIDTAFDAMSGLTSQPSLNSVVAALENTERDTKINLDDVQQISNYWNVVRPVYAQFESGLKSGSTEIYKYEIPGGQYSNLKPQIESFGLGHRFGEIKKMFKDVNLLLGDIVKVTPSSKMVSDLAIFMVQNNLTPEDIIEKGKDLAFPDSVFAYFKGMMGQPEGGFPKGLQKIVLKGEEPITCRPGELLPSEDFNEIKEYLKTKHKIEPTMQDALSYALYPTVFEDYLKYIKEHGDFSKLGSDIYFHGLAEGETCEISLKEGKIMVVTLLQISKLDNEGYRTVTFEVNGNRRETRIKDKTQSASSMSTEIVKMVDLDNELQIGASIPGAIIEVLVNKGDKVEENQKLVIMEAMKMETTITAKTGGIVEEIFVEEGKIVESGELLIQLSK, from the coding sequence ATGAGTAGAAGATTTAAAAGGGTCTTAATTGCAAATCGTGGTGAAATTGCAATAAGAGTTATAAGAGCGTGTAAAGAATTAGGAATACGAACTGTTGCTATCTATTCTGAGGAAGATAAAACATCTCTTTTCAGAACAAAAGCAGATGAATCTTATCAAATAGGTAAAGGTAAAGGACCTATCGAGGCATACCTTGATATCGATGAAATAATCAAACTAGCTCTAAAAAAAGGAGTAGACGCAATCCATCCTGGGTATGGATTCCTTTCTGAAAACCCTGAGTTTGCAAGAAAATGTGCTATAGCAGGGATAGAATTTATAGGTCCCACTGCCGAGATGATGGAGAGTTTAGGAAATAAAATACAATCTAAATTAGTTTCTGCAAAAGCTGGAGTTCCTACTATCCCCGGTGTGGATAAACCTGTAGGTTCCGAAGACGAAGCAATTGAATTTGCAAGAAGCTGTGGATACCCTATAATGCTAAAAGCAGCAGCCGGTGGAGGCGGACGTGGAATGCGTATAGTAAGAGAGGAATCTGAGCTTATCTCATCTTATAGAAGTGCCAAAAGTGAATCTAAAAAAGCTTTTGGTATAGATGATATGTTTATAGAGAAATATGTTGAACAGCCTAAGCATATAGAGGTTCAGATTCTTGGAGACAAACATGGGAATATATTCCACCTTTACGAAAGAGATTGTTCTATACAAAGAAGACATCAAAAAGTTATTGAGATAACTCCTGCTCTTACATTAGCCAAAGAAAAAAGGCAGGAAATATGTAACGATGCATTAAAAATTGCAAAAGAAGTTGGCTACGTAAACGCTGGTACTTTGGAATTCTTAGTTGATAAACATGGAAATCATTATTTTATCGAGATGAACCCTAGAATCCAGGTTGAGCATACTATTACTGAAATGGTCACTGGTATCGACTTAGTCCAAAGTCAAATACTTATTGCTGAAGGATACGCATTAACTTCAGAAGAGATTGGAATCCCCTCTCAAGATGCTATTCAAACTAGGGGATATTCTATCCAGTGCAGGGTAACCACTGAAGACCCTGTAAATAATTTTGCACCTGACACAGGTAAGATAGACATCTATAGAACTGGATCTGGAATAGGTATCCGTCTTGACGGTGGAAATGGATATGCTGGTGCCGTGATAAGTCCTTATTACGATAGTTTACTTGTAAAAGTAATATCTCATGGTAATTCATTTAAAGATGCCATAAGAAAAGCTCTGCGTTCCATAAAAGAATCTAAAATTACCGGCGTAAAAACAAACATTGCTTTCTTAGTAAATGTATTGAATCACCCTAACTTTGCAAAAGGTGACTTTACAACAGCATTTATACCTGAACACCCAGAACTTTTCGATATCTCTGTAAAAAGAGACACTGAAGGAAATTTTCTTAAGTTTATAGCTGAAAAAGTTGTAAATGAAACCCATGGTGTTAAAAGAGAGTTTGATGTACCGCATATCCCTAACGCTCCTAAACCTGAAAAACTTTCTGGTACAAAACAAATACTTGAAGAAAAAGGTCCAGAAGGTGTAGTTGAGTGGATTAAAAACCAAAACAAACTACTTCTTACAGATACAACAATGAGGGATGCCCATCAATCGTTAATGGCTACCCGTGTAAGAACAACTGACCTGCTAAAAATAGCAAGGGATACATCTATACTTGGAAAAGACCTCTTTTCACTGGGGATGTGGGGAGGAGCTACTTTTGATGTTTCATACAGATTTTTAAAAGAATCTCCTTGGGAAAGACTAAAAGAAATAAGAAAAAGAGTCCCAAATGTACTTCTTCAAATGCTTATAAGAGGATCCAACGCAGTGGGATACAAAAACTATCCTGACAACGTAGTTGAAGAGTTTATAAAAGAAGCTTCTGACAGCGGTATTGATCTTTTCAGAATATTTGATTCTCTAAACTGGATTAAGGGAATGGAAGTCCCTGTGAAAGAAGTTATAAAAAATGGTAAAATTGCCGAAGTATGTATCTGTTATACAGGAGATATCCTGGATAAATCAAAAACTAAATACACCCTTGACTACTATATAAAAAAAGCAAAAGAGATAGAGGCTATGGGAGCGCACATCCTTGGAATCAAAGATATGTCAGCTCTCTTGAAACCATATGCAGCAGAAAAACTTATAAAAGCACTTAAAGAAAATATATCTATCCCTATTCACCTCCATACACATGACACTACAGGAAATGGAGTTGCGACTGTCCTAATGGCAGCTGAAGCAGGGGTAGACATCATAGATACCGCTTTTGATGCTATGTCTGGACTGACAAGTCAGCCTTCTCTAAACTCTGTAGTTGCAGCCCTAGAAAATACAGAAAGGGATACAAAAATAAATCTAGATGATGTTCAACAGATCTCTAATTATTGGAATGTAGTAAGACCTGTATATGCTCAATTTGAGTCTGGATTAAAATCTGGTTCTACAGAAATCTATAAATACGAGATCCCTGGAGGACAGTATTCAAACCTAAAACCTCAAATCGAGAGTTTTGGTCTTGGACACAGATTCGGTGAAATCAAGAAAATGTTTAAGGACGTTAATCTGCTCCTAGGAGACATAGTAAAAGTAACTCCATCATCAAAAATGGTAAGTGACCTTGCTATATTTATGGTTCAAAATAACCTTACTCCTGAGGATATTATTGAAAAAGGAAAAGATCTTGCTTTCCCTGATTCAGTATTTGCATACTTCAAAGGAATGATGGGACAGCCAGAAGGCGGTTTCCCTAAAGGTCTTCAAAAAATAGTTCTTAAAGGTGAAGAACCTATAACATGCAGGCCAGGTGAGCTTTTACCTTCTGAAGATTTTAATGAAATTAAAGAATATCTGAAAACAAAACATAAAATTGAACCCACTATGCAGGATGCACTGAGCTACGCTCTCTATCCAACTGTATTTGAAGATTATTTAAAATACATAAAAGAACATGGTGACTTCAGCAAACTAGGAAGTGATATATACTTCCATGGTCTTGCAGAGGGAGAAACTTGCGAAATCAGCCTTAAAGAGGGAAAAATAATGGTTGTAACACTCCTTCAAATATCTAAGCTGGATAACGAAGGTTATAGAACTGTGACATTTGAAGTAAATGGCAACAGAAGGGAAACAAGGATAAAAGACAAAACTCAGTCAGCTTCTTCTATGTCAACTGAGATTGTAAAAATGGTAGATCTTGACAACGAATTACAAATAGGTGCCAGTATCCCTGGAGCTATCATAGAGGTACTTGTTAACAAAGGGGATAAAGTAGAAGAGAATCAAAAGTTAGTTATTATGGAAGCTATGAAGATGGAAACAACTATCACTGCAAAAACAGGGGGAATTGTAGAGGAAATTTTCGTAGAAGAGGGAAAAATAGTAGAATCGGGAGAACTTCTCATTCAACTTTCTAAATAA
- a CDS encoding pyridoxal-phosphate-dependent aminotransferase family protein, translating to MEKLLMTPGPTNVPEEIRKKMAEDVIHHRMADYKKLFSDVSEDLKHFFKTKQEVLTLTCSGTGVMEAAVVNLFSKKEKVLVINTGNFGQRFVEITTTYDLNVIDLKYDWGSTYKLKDVKEIILANPDLKGILMTHSETSTGVLNDIQSIGDLTKDTDILLVVDSISGMVVNPLEFDDWSLDCVIAGSQKGFLLPPGLAFVALSEKAKKAMERSNLPKFYFDLKKYIKFLKEKQQNPYTPAITLVVGLKCACDLLLEEGLDSIQLKHTKLRIYLGEELIKLGFEYFVKDENARGNTLVAVTHKEIEDMDNFRGIIDKNGISLAGGQGNYSGKLLRIGCLGKITKIDIDRTIEEIKKQLDVASR from the coding sequence TTGGAAAAACTCTTAATGACACCAGGACCCACAAATGTTCCTGAAGAAATTAGAAAAAAAATGGCTGAAGATGTCATCCACCACAGGATGGCAGACTATAAGAAACTATTTAGTGATGTCAGTGAAGATCTGAAACACTTTTTTAAAACCAAACAGGAAGTTCTTACATTGACTTGTTCCGGTACTGGAGTTATGGAAGCTGCTGTTGTAAATTTATTTTCAAAAAAAGAGAAAGTACTGGTAATAAATACAGGAAATTTTGGACAGCGATTTGTAGAAATTACAACTACCTACGATCTTAATGTTATTGATCTGAAATATGACTGGGGTTCCACTTATAAGCTGAAAGATGTTAAGGAGATAATCCTTGCTAATCCAGATCTAAAGGGGATTCTTATGACTCACAGTGAAACTTCTACCGGGGTTTTAAACGATATCCAGAGTATTGGAGATCTTACAAAGGATACAGATATCCTTTTAGTTGTAGACTCTATCAGTGGTATGGTTGTAAATCCTCTGGAATTTGACGATTGGTCTCTTGACTGTGTCATTGCCGGAAGTCAAAAAGGCTTTTTACTCCCTCCAGGTCTGGCATTTGTAGCCCTGAGCGAAAAAGCAAAAAAAGCTATGGAAAGATCAAACTTACCTAAATTTTATTTTGATTTAAAAAAATATATTAAATTTTTAAAAGAAAAACAGCAAAACCCTTATACCCCAGCTATTACCTTGGTGGTAGGACTTAAATGTGCATGTGATCTTCTTTTGGAGGAGGGCTTAGATTCCATCCAATTAAAGCATACAAAACTTCGAATATATCTAGGAGAAGAACTCATAAAACTCGGATTTGAATATTTTGTAAAGGATGAAAATGCCAGAGGAAATACCTTGGTTGCAGTAACCCACAAAGAAATTGAAGATATGGATAATTTCAGGGGAATAATCGATAAAAATGGAATCAGTCTAGCAGGGGGACAAGGAAATTATTCCGGAAAACTTCTTCGAATAGGGTGCCTTGGAAAAATAACAAAAATAGATATAGACAGGACAATAGAAGAGATAAAAAAGCAACTTGACGTTGCATCCAGATAA
- a CDS encoding DMT family transporter, which translates to MEEKGYGFAFLAGITWGTIGIISYYLGKTGVGPFEITFLRLFSAFLPMFIFYMVRDKEKLKIKKENIKHALLIGIISQGIMGIGMYQCIVRTSVTVGVIMSCTGPLFTALLSRIFFNEKITLFKGVSLTLGFYGAFLIVTGGDISVLNTNGFGLLMGAISGLSYGFFPILSKRIPKGSNSLGILIYSFLIGAVFVIPMLDLKILIKALSFEMIGFSLMLGIISTILAYVFYTKALQFISPTKAAIVSLVELPTAAVIGHFFLKEYLYPINILGIFILLIGVIISKIKFPARKNLKRKSFFKF; encoded by the coding sequence ATGGAGGAGAAGGGTTACGGGTTTGCATTTCTAGCGGGGATAACTTGGGGAACGATTGGAATCATATCATATTATTTGGGTAAAACAGGAGTGGGCCCTTTTGAAATAACATTTTTAAGGTTATTTTCCGCCTTCCTTCCCATGTTTATTTTTTATATGGTGAGAGACAAAGAAAAATTAAAGATAAAAAAAGAAAATATAAAACATGCTCTTTTAATTGGAATAATAAGCCAGGGCATAATGGGGATAGGGATGTATCAGTGTATTGTGAGAACTTCTGTAACTGTCGGTGTAATAATGTCATGTACAGGTCCGCTTTTTACAGCACTCCTATCCAGGATATTTTTTAACGAAAAAATAACTTTATTTAAGGGTGTATCTTTGACTCTGGGATTTTATGGGGCATTTTTAATTGTCACAGGGGGCGACATATCAGTTTTAAATACAAATGGATTTGGTCTTCTTATGGGGGCAATCTCGGGGTTGTCCTATGGATTCTTTCCTATATTAAGTAAAAGAATCCCTAAAGGTTCTAATTCTTTAGGAATTCTCATATATAGTTTTTTGATTGGAGCAGTCTTTGTAATTCCTATGTTGGATCTAAAAATTTTAATAAAAGCATTAAGTTTTGAAATGATAGGCTTTTCTCTTATGTTAGGTATTATTTCTACTATTTTAGCTTATGTCTTTTATACTAAAGCACTTCAATTCATCAGTCCTACAAAGGCAGCAATTGTATCTTTGGTAGAACTTCCTACCGCTGCTGTTATAGGTCATTTTTTCTTAAAAGAGTATCTTTATCCTATAAATATACTGGGAATTTTTATCCTATTGATAGGGGTAATAATTTCTAAAATAAAATTTCCTGCAAGAAAAAACCTTAAAAGGAAAAGTTTTTTCAAATTCTGA
- a CDS encoding PLP-dependent aminotransferase family protein produces MNLDNQQTLYLQIYETIKHDIIENKYAEHEKLPSIRNLAKKLGVNNITIVKAYDTLEKDRYVYKKRGSGVYVNNLNIKKNILEEEILMETFKYGKLDVEGEINFANSNPNGNYFPITKFKNCINFVIDRDQEKIFAYEDPKGYAGLRSIISKHLEAEKIMTHPEDIQIISGAQQGIDLITKSLIHLGDNIIIENPSYSGAITSFKRGGAKVIDIPLLEDGIDLKNLKKILAKEKISYLYLMTNFHNPTGISYSKKKKLKILELAEKHDFYIIEDDSSSDLYYKDKPFSLKSMDTGERVIYIKSYSRIFMPGLRLGFLIAPKDKLKYISFTKFHTDISTPGLIQRAFEHYLSSDSWEIHTKKLRSIYKKKFEVAYDLLKKIKHLKLFAVPQGGLYFWVKLDKISSEALFLKALQKKVGILPGSIFKLDEKSDGWVRLCFADVEIEEIKKGLNILKESVEELYNL; encoded by the coding sequence ATGAATTTAGACAATCAGCAGACACTGTACCTTCAGATATACGAAACAATTAAACACGATATCATCGAAAATAAATATGCAGAACACGAAAAACTACCATCTATTCGAAATTTAGCTAAAAAATTAGGGGTCAATAATATAACCATTGTAAAAGCCTATGATACCCTAGAAAAAGATCGATATGTTTATAAAAAAAGGGGAAGCGGGGTCTACGTAAATAACCTCAATATCAAAAAAAACATTTTAGAGGAAGAGATCCTTATGGAGACCTTTAAATATGGTAAATTAGATGTAGAGGGGGAGATTAACTTCGCTAATAGTAATCCCAATGGGAATTATTTTCCCATTACAAAGTTTAAAAATTGTATAAATTTTGTAATAGACAGGGACCAGGAAAAAATATTTGCCTACGAAGATCCAAAGGGTTATGCAGGATTACGGAGTATTATCTCGAAACATTTAGAAGCTGAAAAAATAATGACCCATCCTGAAGATATTCAAATAATCTCTGGAGCCCAGCAGGGAATCGACCTTATAACCAAGTCTTTAATTCACTTGGGAGACAATATAATCATTGAAAATCCCAGTTATTCCGGAGCTATCACATCCTTTAAAAGAGGAGGTGCCAAGGTTATAGATATTCCACTATTAGAAGACGGTATAGACCTAAAGAATCTAAAAAAAATACTGGCTAAAGAAAAAATATCATATCTATATCTTATGACTAACTTTCATAATCCCACCGGGATCTCCTACTCTAAAAAGAAGAAATTAAAAATTTTAGAATTGGCTGAAAAACATGATTTTTATATAATCGAAGACGACTCTAGCTCAGATCTCTACTACAAAGATAAACCTTTTTCATTAAAATCTATGGATACAGGTGAAAGGGTAATATACATTAAAAGTTATTCCAGGATATTTATGCCGGGTCTCAGATTAGGATTCCTCATCGCTCCCAAGGATAAATTAAAGTATATCTCTTTCACTAAATTTCATACAGATATATCTACCCCCGGTTTAATACAGAGAGCCTTTGAACACTATCTAAGCTCCGATTCATGGGAGATCCACACTAAAAAATTAAGATCTATCTATAAGAAAAAATTCGAAGTAGCCTATGACCTGCTCAAGAAAATCAAGCATCTTAAGTTATTTGCGGTTCCCCAGGGAGGCTTGTATTTTTGGGTGAAGCTGGATAAAATCAGCAGTGAAGCTCTTTTTTTGAAAGCTCTGCAGAAGAAAGTAGGAATCCTGCCTGGTTCTATATTCAAACTGGATGAAAAAAGCGATGGATGGGTAAGACTTTGTTTTGCAGATGTGGAAATAGAGGAGATAAAAAAAGGATTAAATATCTTAAAAGAATCTGTAGAGGAACTTTATAATTTATAA